A DNA window from Paenibacillus sp. HWE-109 contains the following coding sequences:
- the ytxJ gene encoding bacillithiol system redox-active protein YtxJ codes for MSTWKELTTVEEWQDILERSSDKPAVVLKHSTTCPVSASALDEYEQYLSGKPNGDVDYYLVKVIESRPVSNQIAEDLGIKHASPQILYFKDKESVWNTSHWSVTNKHITAVLD; via the coding sequence TTAACGACTGTTGAAGAGTGGCAGGATATTCTAGAACGCTCCTCTGATAAACCGGCTGTAGTCCTGAAACACAGCACGACATGTCCGGTAAGCGCAAGCGCGCTCGACGAGTATGAGCAATATTTGTCAGGCAAACCTAATGGCGATGTGGATTACTATTTGGTGAAAGTGATTGAATCCCGTCCTGTCTCGAACCAAATTGCAGAGGATCTTGGCATCAAGCATGCCTCTCCGCAAATTCTTTATTTCAAAGATAAAGAATCCGTATGGAATACATCCCATTGGTCTGTTACGAACAAACATATTACCGCTGTTTTAGACTAA